From the genome of Aspergillus chevalieri M1 DNA, chromosome 8, nearly complete sequence, one region includes:
- the QUTE2 gene encoding type II 3-dehydroquinate dehydratase (COG:E;~EggNog:ENOG410PNZV;~InterPro:IPR036441,IPR018509,IPR001874;~PFAM:PF01220;~go_function: GO:0003855 - 3-dehydroquinate dehydratase activity [Evidence IEA]) codes for MPSILLLNGPNLNLLGTREPHLYGTTTLKDIEQSSIELGAKLGARIEAFQSNHEGHLIDRIHAARGVADAIVINPGAFTHTSVAIRDALLSVNIPFIEVHITNVHTREAFRQHSFLSDKAAACIIGLGVFGYEVAIEHAARDLVNK; via the coding sequence ATGCCTTCGATACTCCTCCTCAACGGGCCCAACCTGAACCTCCTTGGTACCCGGGAACCACACCTCTACGGCACAACGACTTTGAAAGACATTGAGCAATCTTCAATTGAATTGGGAGCCAAACTAGGGGCACGTATTGAAGCGTTCCAGTCAAACCATGAGGGCCATCTGATCGACCGCATACATGCCGCACGAGGTGTTGCCGACGCAATCGTGATCAATCCGGGTGCGTTTACGCATACCAGTGTCGCTATCCGGGATGCATTGTTGAGCGTGAATATTCCGTTTATTGAGGTGCATATCACAAATGTTCATACTCGTGAAGCCTTTCGGCAACACAGCTTTTTGTCGGATAAGGCTGCGGCATGTATCATTGGACTGGGGGTTTTTGGATATGAAGTTGCTATTGAACACGCTGCGAGAGATTTGGTGAACAAGTAG
- a CDS encoding putative pentafunctional AROM polypeptide (COG:K;~EggNog:ENOG410Q192;~InterPro:IPR001381,IPR006151,IPR027417,IPR036291, IPR013708,IPR041121,IPR013785,IPR031322;~PFAM:PF01202,PF08501,PF01487,PF18317;~go_function: GO:0003824 - catalytic activity [Evidence IEA];~go_function: GO:0003855 - 3-dehydroquinate dehydratase activity [Evidence IEA];~go_function: GO:0004764 - shikimate 3-dehydrogenase (NADP+) activity [Evidence IEA];~go_process: GO:0055114 - oxidation-reduction process [Evidence IEA]) produces the protein MIQESSAGKSSDDKERCGLPASRKRTFTAMAGTNENDAQLSENLASGSYETQTRRLGSVMDPRRGYQGNESLILVGFVGAGKRTLGLIASAALQRELIDYDILFKQTTGVQPGDYIDTYGPERYQLLEYEITTDVIERKRTGAVLVGFFKVLRGKNSMTLRELCKTNPVILIRRDIDRHPDFLRYQEKFTRAHRVSNILYGRYSNFDFFNITQPDGEGIRAPLKLKQTERDFKRFLNSVFGQSSRLLHSADPLSISYTHALQVPLSWLGDVKSDLSELECGADAVNVILDGDVENPNTLAHRISKHISFLRRHTRLPIIFDIGTSENPNNKYYEDLLEIGLRQAPDMVMVSLNFTAHADTLTAAKGHAKIIGTWHTSTWSHVWETTEWQAMYEKARMLGCDAIRITSASGSMLDNLECLRIIHAANKSLDIPIIGYNTDAQGRTSVCFNLILSPVVLPSMPHNGVTLRQAQQALHSSYFLSKKHFTIVGKTVSYSLSPHMHNSAYSACGMPHVYDSLQVDSLSSVQRLLEEGKRDGIVVSLPYKTDILKMLDEVDPDARCIGAVNTVVIEKDYISDQPMKRPILKGYNTDYIGIMNCIQLNLSPANSVKQGTSALIIGAGGMARAAIYACVQVGIQNVCIFNRTRENAHKLTEYYDGLSTSGWGKSLSLSVLEILDSPWPTQLRQPTVIVSCIAPDTPATFSIPEKWLCSNTGGVFIELAYTPLATPFTKQMQSKVSRGWILVDGSEVLVEQGVAQFEILTRRPAPVYVMRDAVQRRHAAVHSGYPGNP, from the exons ATGATTCAAGAATCATCGGCCGGTAAAAGCTCCGATGACAAGGAAAGATGTGGTTTACCGGCATCTCGGAAGCGAACATTTACCGCCATGGCCGGCACGAATGAAAACGACGCCCAATTATCAGAGAACTTGGCCTCGGGGAGCTACGAAACCCAAACGCGAAGGCTGGGATCGGTGATGGACCCACGGCGAGGATATCAAGGGAATGAAAGCCTCATTCTCGTCGGATTTGTTGGCGCCGGGAAAAGAACCCTTGGGTTGATTGCGTCCGCAGCACTGCAACGGGAGCTGATAGACTACGATATACTCTTTAAACAGACGACAGGCGTTCAACCGGGAGATTATATCGACACATACGGCCCCGAGCGATATCAACTCTTGGAATATGAGATTACTACCGATGTTATTGAAAGAAAACGCACTGGTGCTGTCCTTGTCGGGTTCTTCAAGGTGCTTCGCGGCAAAAATTCGATGACACTTCGCGAACTGTGCAAGACAAATCCTGTAATTTTGATCCGGCGCGATATAGACAGACACCCGGACTTCTTGCGTTATCAAGAGAAGTTCACCCGTGCACATCGCGTCAGCAACATATTGTATGGACGATACTCCAACTTTGACTTTTTCAACATCACCCAACCCGATGGAGAGGGAATCAGGGCGCCGCTAAAGTTGAAACAAACAGAACGTGACTTCAAACGGTTCTTGAATTCCGTCTTCGGGCAGTCGTCACGCCTCTTGCACTCGGCTGATCCACTTTCTATCTCATACACCCATGCATTACAGGTCCCTTTAAGCTGGCTGGGGGATGTCAAGTCGGACCTCTCGGAACTTGAATGCGGCGCGGATGCTGTCAATGTAATACTTGATGGGGATGTTGAGAACCCCAACACTCTTGCGCATCGCATATCCAAGCACATCTCTTTTCTGCGGCGACACACGAGACTGCCCATCATTTTCGATATCGGGACCTCTGAAAACCCCAACAACAAGTACTATGAAGATCTGTTGGAGATTGGACTCCGACAAGCTCCGGACATGGTCATGGTCTCTCTGAACTTCACTGCGCATGCCGATACCCTAACAGCTGCGAAGGGTCATGCTAAAATAATAGGCACTTGGCATACATCAACATGGTCTCATGTCTGGGAAACGACAGAATGGCAAGCAATGTACGAAAAGGCGAGAATGCTGGGCTGCGATGCTATTCGGATCACATCTGCATCAGGTTCCATGCTCGACAACTTGGAGTGCCTCCGAATCATACACGCAGCAAACAAGTCACTTGATATACCAATCATCGGATATAATACGGACGCACAGGGCCGGACTTCTGTTTGTTTCAATCTGATATTGTCTCCCGTAGTTCTTCCGTCCATGCCACACAATGGCGTCACCTTACGACAGGCTCAACAGGCGCTGCATTCAAGCTATTTCCTCTCGAAGAAGCATTTTACGATTGTTGGGAAGACAGTCAGTTATAGCCTGTCGCCGCACATGCACAACTCAGCCTACAGCGCATGCGGAATGCCCCATGTGTATGATTCTTTGCAAGTCGACTCTCTCTCAAGCGTTCAACGACTCctcgaagaaggaaaaagagaCGGAATTGTCGTGTCACTCCCGTATAAAACAGATATACTAAAAATGTTGGACGAAGTGGATCCCGATGCACGTTGTATTGGCGCCGTGAACACAGTCGTCATTGAGAAGGACTACATCAGTGATCAGCCTATGAAGAGACCTATCTTGAAGGGTTACAATACCGATTACATTGGGATCATGAACTGCATCCAGCTCAACCTGTCTCCAGCAAATTCTGTTAAACAAGGAACTAGCGCGCTCATCATCGGGGCTGGCGGAATGGCGCGCGCGGCGATTTATGCTTGTGTTCAAGTCGGCATACAAAACGTCTGCATCTTCAATCGAACAAGGGAGAACGCTCATAAGCTGACCGAGTATTACGATGGTTTATCGACATCTGGTTGGGGTAAATCTTTGTCATTATCTGTCCTGGAGATATTGGACTCTCCTTGGCCGACACAGCTGCGTCAGCCGACAGTGATTGTATCCTGCATCGCCCCAGATACGCCTGCTACTTTCTCTATACCAGAAAAATGGCTCTGTAGCAACACAGGTGGTGTGTTTATTGAG CTAGCATACACTCCCCTCGCTACGCCGTTTACTAAGCAGATGCAGTCAAAGGTCTCGCGAGGATGGATTTTAGTCGATGGTTCTGAAGTATTGGTTGAACAGGGTGTTGCCCAGTTTGAGATACTCACACGACGACCTGCGCCGGTTTATGTCATGCGAGATGCTGTCCAGAGGAGGCATGCTGCGGTTCATTCCGGGTACCCTGGGAATCCCTAG
- a CDS encoding uncharacterized protein (COG:K;~EggNog:ENOG410QEIR;~InterPro:IPR036864,IPR007219,IPR001138;~PFAM:PF00172,PF04082;~go_function: GO:0000981 - DNA-binding transcription factor activity, RNA polymerase II-specific [Evidence IEA];~go_function: GO:0003677 - DNA binding [Evidence IEA];~go_function: GO:0008270 - zinc ion binding [Evidence IEA];~go_process: GO:0006351 - transcription, DNA-templated [Evidence IEA];~go_process: GO:0006355 - regulation of transcription, DNA-templated [Evidence IEA]) — MSESERQSKRQRVSQACDYCRKRKSKCDGAQPICSVCRLFKKSCTYGNSKKRGLQSGYVRGLESLLGLFIEHVPGSEMTIRTLLRSDYADASFVGGEFLDRTTERWRGSELAKELEQLLSSDDDDSGPSVSQGNKLPPLEGEQVHIQQEPAIRSSNSGELQASIAPLSSNFPDTTSSLVDFYFQTTHCWFPVVERRDILQTLHDDGDDTPDVCREGNQLCLWSIIVYTSRALESDSSGASAPGPDRIHAHICSRLMSDNPKIDLGHVQAVLILALYEIGRGAFKPAWVLASQAYRMRMIVDSHGVQTPGRTQHVARGCLYLDTIISALLDQTPLFPYCNYGKLAELDENGLEEWESWASPSQSATVSARRPLRVLSTFNQITQLMQKLSKVLDDSDRASSPDDTVRDLQEWRSNLKKKHHINNSALTPPMLTLYLTWDFVLLTSFRRAHAIERRWVPLVEGAVDSTLSMLVHYLETTGISGSSPLLRAFAMQAERCLHKIQPMVDGNDLSSRVRLGDILQKMEIYQGRRKHTGIENPRPLAQFEQGTVLPSQLITQSGPETGIQNESSIHNTSLSHPTHTGPQVHDIGAISSFPQMEYPPSEINEFDDVFDDMLTFVQTRRHSEDATAFAQNLGFLSSDFDFTTLTFQSTKTNPPNPLP, encoded by the exons ATGTCGGAATCAGAGAGGCAGTCGAAAAGACAACGAGTCAGTCAAGCCTGTGATTATTGCCGGAAGCGGAAGTCCAAGTGTGATGGCGCGCAGCCGATCTGCTCGGTCTGCCGCCTGTTCAAGAAGTCATGTACATACGGAAATTCCAAGAAGCGTGGGCTGCAGTCGGGCTACGTCAGAGGACTAGAAAGCCTCCTGGGGTTGTTTATCGAGCATGTTCCGGGGAGTGAGATGACCATCCGGACTCTGCTCCGCAGCGACTACGCGGACGCCAGTTTTGTTGGCGGTGAATTCCTGGACCGCACGACGGAACGATGGCGCGGATCGGAGCTGGCAAAGGAGTTGGAGCAGTTGTTATCAtccgatgatgatgactctGGTCCAAGTGTATCCCAGGGGAACAAGCTCCCACCCCTCGAGGGAGAACAGGTGCACATCCAACAGGAGCCAGCCATTCGCTCTAGCAATTCCGGCGAGTTACAAGCCAGCATTGCTCCTCTATCGTCCAACTTCCCAGATACGACTTCCTCTCTGGTCGACTTTTATTTTCAGACAACCCATTGTTGGTTTCCTGTGGTTGAACGGCGTGACATCCTGCAGACGTTACATGACGATGGGGATGACACTCCTGATGTCTGCAGGGAAGGTAATCAACTTTGCTTGTGGTCAATTATTGTGTATACGTCAAGGGCTCTGGAAAGTGATTCATCCGGTGCAAGTGCGCCCGGTCCGGACCGAATCCACGCTCATATTTGCTCCCGTCTAATGTCCGATAATCCGAAAATAGACCTCGGACACGTCCAAGCGGTTCTTATTTTGGCTCTTTATGAAATTGGCCGAGGTGCGTTCAAGCCTGCTTGGGTCTTGGCGAGTCAAGCATATCGAATGCGCATGATAGTGGATAGTCATGGGGTGCAGACCCCGGGACGGACTCAGCACGTTGCTCGAGGATGCTTATATCTAGATACCATCATTTCTGCGCTTCTCGATCAAACACCCTTGTTTCCTTATTGTAATTACGGGAAGCTCGCTGAGCTAGATGAGAATGGCCTCGAGGAGTGGGAATCATGGGCCTCCCCGTCCCAGAGTGCAACGGTCTCAGCTCGACGGCCGTTGCGAGTCCTCAGTACATTCAATCAGATCACGCAGTTGATGCAGAAGCTCAGCAAGGTACTGGATGATTCCGATAGAGCCTCTTCTCCAGATGATACGGTTCGTGATCTGCAGGAATGGCGTTCAAATCTCAAGAAAAAACATCATATCAATAACAGTGCACTCACTCCGCCAATGTTAACTCTTTATCTTACGTGGGACTTTGTCCTGTTAACTTCGTTTCGCCGAGCTCACGCAATTGAGCGCCGATGGGTACCATTGGTGGAAGGAGCTGTTGATTCAACGCTTTCAATGTTAGTGCATTATCTCGAAACGACCGGGATTTCAGGGTCTTCTCCTTTGCTCCGCGCTTTTGCAATGCAGGCAGAGCGTTGCCTACATAAAATCCAACCGATGGTGGATGGCAACGACCTGTCATCCCGGGTTCGACTCGGAGACATACTGCAAAAGATGGAAATTTACCAGGGACGTCGAAAGCACACAGGGATTGAGAACCCAAGACCCTTGGCTCAGTTCGAACAGGGAACCGTGCTTCCTTCGCAGTTGATAACACAATCCGGCCCCGAAACGGGCATACAAAACGAATCTTCTATTCATAACACGAGCCTGTCGCATCCAACACATACCGGCCCGCAAGTTCATGATATCGGGGCTATATCGTCCTTTCCGCAGATGGAgtatcctcccagtgagatCAATGAATTTGACGATGTATTTGACGACATGTTGACATTTGTCCAGACTAGAAG acacagcgaggatgcAACTGCATTCGCGCAGAACTTGGGGTTTCTGTCCAGCGACTTTGACTTCACTACTCTAACTTTCCAATCCACCAAAACCAATCCTCCAAATCCTTTGCCATGA
- a CDS encoding sugar phosphate isomerase/epimerase family protein (COG:E;~EggNog:ENOG410PI98;~InterPro:IPR013022,IPR036237;~PFAM:PF01261) produces the protein MPCAPAIASMSLGRAWVHALPEKLARASEAGFKGVEIFYEDLEYAAKSYGEASAENLLVAAGEVRKLCDAHGLTIIGLQPFLFYEGLTDRSKHAKKIEKLKLWFRIVRTLGTDIIQIPTNFLTENVTGDMDLIVQDMVEVADLGLQESPPVRFAYENLAWGTYIDTWDWMWEVVRRVDKPNFGCCLDTFNIAGRVWADPTSVTGTTPNAARDLQDSIERLAQTVDVRKIFYVQVVDAERMQSPLIEGHPFYVEGQPARMSWSRNARLFLYEQEKGGYLPVVNIARAILKDLGYNGWVSMELFSRTMSDPDKAVPFTHAQRGITAWNKLCQELNL, from the coding sequence ATGCCGTGCGCTCCAGCAATAGCATCCATGTCCCTGGGCCGCGCCTGGGTCCACGCACTCCCCGAGAAACTCGCAAGAGCATCAGAAGCCGGGTTCAAAGGCGTCGAAATATTCTATGAGGACCTCGAATACGCCGCGAAGAGCTACGGAGAAGCGAGCGCAGAGAATTTGCTTGTCGCGGCTGGCGAAGTGAGAAAGCTCTGTGACGCACATGGCCTGACGATCATCGGCTTGCAACCGTTTCTGTTTTACGAGGGCCTTACGGATCGAAGCAAACACGCGAAGAAAATCGAGAAGCTCAAATTGTGGTTCCGAATAGTGAGGACGCTAGGAACGGATATCATTCAAATTCCCACTAATTTTCTGACTGAGAATGTCACCGGCGACATGGACCTCATCGTGCAGGATATGGTCGAGGTCGCGGACCTTGGCCTGCAAGAGAGCCCGCCCGTTCGATTTGCATACGAAAACCTTGCCTGGGGCACATATATCGATACTTGGGACTGGATGTGGGAGGTGGTCAGGCGAGTAGACAAACCGAACTTTGGATGCTGCCTGGATACGTTCAACATCGCCGGGAGGGTCTGGGCTGACCCTACGAGTGTCACAGGAACAACGCCCAACGCTGCTAGGGACCTACAGGACTCAATCGAGCGACTGGCTCAGACAGTCGATGTGCGCAAGATATTTTATGTCCAGGTGGTGGACGCTGAACGGATGCAGTCGCCATTGATCGAAGGCCATCCGTTTTACGTGGAGGGCCAGCCAGCGCGCATGTCCTGGAGCAGAAATGCGCGGCTTTTTCTGTACGAGCAAGAAAAGGGCGGCTATCTCCCCGTCGTGAATATTGCTCGCGCGATATTGAAGGATCTTGGGTACAATGGATGGGTGTCGATGGAGTTGTTTTCGCGGACTATGTCGGACCCCGACAAAGCAGTGCCTTTTACCCACGCGCAGCGAGGGATTACTGCTTGGAACAAACTTTGCCAGGAGCTAAACTTATAA
- a CDS encoding shikimate dehydrogenase family protein (COG:E;~EggNog:ENOG410PJVV;~InterPro:IPR036291,IPR013708;~PFAM:PF08501;~go_function: GO:0004764 - shikimate 3-dehydrogenase (NADP+) activity [Evidence IEA];~go_process: GO:0055114 - oxidation-reduction process [Evidence IEA]) encodes MENDQREFAYLVGVGVSHSIAPPMHEFIARSLGYNWRFLAQECPTVENAMELFRKPTFAGGVVTMPYKTMIMAHLDGLDDYCVKIGACNTVYRATDDSLHGTNTDWRGIKSCLTSASEEGKGRPALIIGAGGACRAAVYALYEELGCTPIYVVNRDEGEVRTLLEDTKRYGDGLKIAHLRTVEEATSLAKVPYYIVGTVPDSEPQTSTEIAARDILVTILSSSPEKGVLLDMCFKPRRTRTLKLGEQYGWTTVEGTGIIAHQIDEQYRLWCGEQYSKRIPRQEAWGVLQTAAEESPAINF; translated from the coding sequence ATGGAGAACGACCAACGGGAATTCGCGTACCTCGTCGGAGTAGGAGTCTCACATTCCATCGCACCTCCTATGCACGAGTTCATTGCCCGCTCGTTAGGTTACAACTGGCGGTTCCTCGCCCAAGAATGTCCCACTGTCGAAAACGCCATGGAGCTGTTCCGCAAGCCCACCTTCGCCGGCGGAGTGGTCACCATGCCCTACAAAACCATGATCATGGCTCATCTCGATGGCCTGGACGACTACTGTGTTAAGATCGGCGCGTGCAACACTGTCTACCGAGCGACTGACGATTCTCTCCATGGAACGAATACTGATTGGCGTGGGATCAAGTCCTGTCTGACTTCCGCTTCCGAGGAAGGTAAGGGCAGACCGGCCCTGATCATTGGCGCGGGAGGAGCGTGCAGAGCAGCTGTCTATGCTTTGTACGAAGAGCTTGGATGCACTCCAATCTACGTGGTGAATCGTGATGAGGGCGAAGTGAGGACTCTTCTGGAGGATACGAAGCGCTACGGGGATGGCCTTAAGATCGCCCATCTTCGAACAGTTGAAGAAGCTACAAGTTTGGCTAAAGTGCCATACTACATCGTTGGCACCGTGCCGGACTCTGAGCCGCAAACTAGCACGGAAATAGCAGCGCGCGATATTCTCGTTACAATTCTGTCGTCCTCGCCCGAGAAAGGGGTCCTTTTAGACATGTGCTTCAAGCCGCGGAGGACTCGGACTTTGAAGCTGGGAGAGCAATACGGATGGACTACGGTTGAAGGCACGGGAATTATTGCGCATCAGATTGACGAGCAGTATCGGTTATGGTGCGGTGAACAATATAGTAAGCGGATTCCCAGACAAGAGGCCTGGGGAGTGTTGCAAACGGCCGCGGAGGAGAGTCCGGCAATCAATTTTTGA
- a CDS encoding uncharacterized protein (COG:S;~EggNog:ENOG410PZ3X;~InterPro:IPR032567): MTTFSAEISDHESNDQTDGNMGDNIHSGGTTTPVPQDLVAVIAGLQRQLQQMEERRIEDLRRLKEELTSPPREPLPQPTIEEIAPQPMADPVRRPRPKLTDPEVFDGRNRSLYRPFRSKLRAKLEVDKEALGNAYDRMWYAFGRLTDGAAMQVLPWMERFAKKGATESQLDGMLDQMDFIFLDRNLEEKAVRDLASLKQNNKPFTVFLTEFNRLLMEADGHNWPENTKRSYLDNALNREMNTRLETVEKKNGFEDYCRQLQQIADRMEKNQLRYSRNNKHTTSTSPAHPVNTTRASSPPQDMDWEPTTTTSARSQPRRVAKHVSREEMERRRQERRCLRCGDSTHFISHCPYDSPRNSTRMARSHIHGPELEDEEEQLREQPKLGKE; this comes from the coding sequence atgaccacattttcagcggaaatcagcgaccacgagtcaaacgaccaaaccgacggcaacatgggagacaatatacactcaggagggaccaccactcctgtcccacaagatcttgtcgcagttattgcaggacttcaacgacaactgcaacaaatggaagaacggcggattgaagatcttcgtcgtctcaaagaagagttgacgagcccacccagagagcccttgccacaaccgactattgaagagatagccccccaaccaatggcggaccctgttaggagacctcgacccaagctgacagacccagaagtctttgatggtcgaaaccgaagtctctaccgtccgtttcgaagcaagctgcgcgctaaacttgaggtcgataaagaagccttgggcaatgcctatgatcgtatgtggtatgcttttggccgtctaacagatggggctgctatgcaggtgctgccctggatggagcggtttgctaagaaaggagctactgagagccagctggacggaatgcttgatcaaatggacttcatctttctggaccggaatctggaggagaaggctgtacgagaccttgcaagcttgaaacagaacaacaagcccttcacagtctttctcactgagttcaaccgactactcatggaagctgatggccataactggcctgaaaacacaaaaaggtcctacctagacaatgcattaaaccgtgagatgaacacacgccttgaaactgttgaaaagaaaaatggatttgaagactattgccgccagctacagcagattgcggaccggatggagaagaaccaattgcggtactcacggaacaataagcataccacctcaacttctccagctcaccctgtgaataccacccgtgcttcctctccaccccaagatatggactgggaacccacaacaacaacttctgcacgcagccaacctcgacgcgtggctaagcatgtatcacgagaagaaatggaacgccgcagacaagaacgacgttgccttcgttgtggtgactccacgcattttatctcccattgcccctacgacagtcctaggaacagtacccgcatggctcgctcacacattcatgggccggaactcgaagatgaagaagagcagttgagggaacaacccaagctgggaaaagaatag